One Lutra lutra chromosome 18, mLutLut1.2, whole genome shotgun sequence genomic window carries:
- the LOC125091083 gene encoding translation initiation factor IF-2-like: MPGRSRPGPEPGGRRGRGGVPSRATASAEPPYLGLVRSRRAASAASALSRCSQCPGRGPFRPPREPALTARRQRQRARPGPAEQRRRDPRPRLPQQRLPPSPPQRRPPASRAGPGSHGCSDWFLPARPGRCVGSSDWWFSLAAARGRRHSARRRVRRALRGGRGLTSRPEGVPASLRVRAPREAREPRPAGSARYPSDGASVLAGPERGWGRGPSGKDGRAPEKGAPPGSVASRTTSPAAAGGTSLSGGSSEPTAVTQRCVPHGLGERPSTPPQGRVPMPEGRSDAGMREKGGALGGTAESARNRVPPTGWPRRACRSGGGAAACEGLL; the protein is encoded by the exons ATGCCAGGACGGAGTCGGCCGGGCCCGGAGCCAGGtgggcggcggggccggggcggcgTTCCCAGCCGGGCCACGGCCAGCGCGGAGCCCCCTTACCTGGGACTAGTGAGGAGCCGCCGCGCCGCCTCCGCAGCATCTGCGCTCAGCCGCTGCTCCCAGTGCCCTGGGCGGGGGCCATTCCGCCCGCCCCGGGAGCCCGCCCTCACCGCCAGGCGCCAGCGGCAGCgagcccggcccggccccgcggAGCAGCGCCGACGCGACCCGCGCCCACGGCTGCCTCAGCAGCGACTCCCGCCGTCGCCGCCTCAGCGCCGGCCGCCAGCCTCGCGGGCGGGCCCGGGATCACACGGATGCAGCGATTGGTTCCTGCCCGCCCGGCCCGGCCGATGTGTCGGCTCCTCTGATTGGTGGTTCTCGCTAGCTGCCGCCCGCGGGAGACGGCATTCGGCACGGCGCCGGGTCCGGCGCGCGTTAAGGGGCGGGAGGGGTCTGACGTCGAGGCCGGAGGGCGTGCCTGCGTCCCTGCGCGTGCGCGCTCCCCGCGAGGCCCGGGAGCCGCGGCCTGCGGGCAGTGCGCGTTACCCTAGCGACGGCGCGTCTGTCCTCGCTGGCCCGGAGCGGGGTTGGGGGCGCGGTC CATCCGGGAAAGACGGGCGCGCTCCGGAAAAAGGAGCTCCTCCAGGGAGCGTGGCTTCGAGGACCACCTCTCCGGCCGCGGCCGGCGGAACCTCGCTCTCCGGAGGGAGCTCGGAGCCCACAGCAGTCACGCAGCGCTGCGTCCCGCACGGACTGGGCGAGCGACCGTCGACCCCGCCGCAGGGCCGGGTGCCGATGCCTGAAGGAAGAAGTGACGCGGGGATGCGAGAAAAGGGGGGGGCGCTGGGAGGGACGGCAGAGAGCGCCCGTAACCGAGTCCCTCCCACCGGGTGGCCTCGGCGGGCCTGTCGCAGCGGCGGGGGCGCGGCGGCCTGTGAGGGGCTTCTGTGA